TATAAACATTGGAATTGGGCATCAGGATTACATCAAGTTGGAGAGAATTATCTCTATGTAAATCGAGGTTTAGGAACCTATTTACCGGGACGTTGGAATTGTCCGCCAGAAGTGACTGTGATTACATTAAAGCCTCAACCTTAATGAATTAGATTGTATAAGAATGAACCCTAAATACTGGCTATTTTAATAGATTATTTAATCCCCTAAAAAGAATCGGAGGCAGAGCCTCCGGTTGGCATTCCCAAGGTAGAACCTTGGAACGAGGGGAAGGGTTAAAGTTGTCCGAAACCTTTTTTCTTTTTCTCTTTCTTTTTCTTAGCTTTAGGAGCACCTGGATAACCCCCTCTCATGCCACCCATTCCGGGCATACCCATCCCCGGCATACCCATTCCAGGCATACCCATTCCGGGCATCATTCCTTGACTCATTTGTTGCATCATCACCCGCATTTTCTGGAAGTCACTCACTAACTTCATCACATCTTTTTCTTGCATTCCAGACCCTTTAGCAATGCGTTTGCGACGGGAGGGAGAACTGGCTAATAAATCGGGGTTTTTGCGTTCATCAACGGTCATGGAATTAATCATCGCTTCTGAACGTTTGAGTTGCGCTTCTCCCTGGTCTAATTGGTCTTGGGAAATCTTATTCATCCCCGGAATTAACTTAATTAATCCCCCCAAAGACCCCATATTTTTCATCATTCTAGTTTGACGCAGGAAGTCGGTAAAATCGAATTTTGCCGTAACAATTTTTTCCTGCATTTTCTCAGCATCTGCCAAGTCAAATTCCTCTTGGGCTTTTTCAACTAACGTTAAAATATCGCCCATGCCTAAAATTCGAGAAGCAACTCGGTCAGGATAAAACGGTTGTAGAGCTTCGACTTTTTCACCAACCCCCACAAATTTAATCGGAGCACCAGATACCCGACGAATTGACAGCGCCGCCCCACCACGACTATCCCCATCCATTTTGGTTAAAATAGCCCCGGTTATCCCCACTTGGTCATTAAAAGTACGGGTTAAATTAGCGGCTTCTTGACCTGTCATGGCATCAACCACTAACAAGGTTTCATGGGGTTCAATGGTTTCTTTAATTTGCGCTAATTCCGCCATCATATCTTGGTCGATTTGCAGACGTCCGGCGGTGTCAATAATAACGGTATCAATATCGTGATTTCGGGCATATTCTACCCCTTGACGGGCAATTTCTACCGGGTCTGTATCGGTTCCCATTTCAAACACAGGAACGTTAATTTGTTTTCCTAATGTGATTAATTGATTAATCGCGGCAGGTCGATAAATGTCCGTTGCAACTAACAAAGCGGTGCGATTTTCTTTTCTTAAATGCAGAGCTAATTTAGCTGTTGCGGTGGTTTTTCCTGTTCCTTGTAACCCCGCCATTAAAATAATTGTTGGAGCCGTGTCCGCTTGGGCAAGGGGAACGTTACTTTCCCCCATCACATTGACTAATTCATCATGGACAATCTTAACAAACTGTTCCCCCGGTCGCACACCGGACACGACCTGCGCCCCCTGGGCTTTTTCGCCAACTTCCGCGACAAACTCTTTAACCACTTGCAGGTTAACATCCGCTTCCAGAAGAGCGCGACGGACTTCTTTTAAGGCATCTTGAATATTAGACTCACTAATTTTATCCTGACCTCGGAGTTTTTTCCAGGCGGATTCAAAGCGTTCACTTAGGGCATCAAACATAGCAATTAGTTTAGGGATCAGATTAACTTCACCCTCTATAATAATATTGAAAGGGCTTTTATTGTTCGATAATCCCTGTTTAGGGGCGAGGTAACCTCGCCCTTACAATTGTAGCGGAGAAAAATTGAGTTAATCTCGTTTTATATTTTCTATCTTTTCATCAAAAATTGCACCCCGATGGATTAAATCTGCTTTCACTTCGTCGGAAATTCCCGAATCATGCCAGAGTCGAGCTTCTTTAACATTAGCACCCGTAAAATCCACGTTGACTAAATTTGTTAAAGCTAATCCTGCTTGATATAAATCGGCATTTTTTAAACAAGCTCCGCTTAAATTAGCATCGCTTAAATTGCAGTTACTTAAATTGGCTTCTTCTAAATTAACATTCGTTAAATTCGAGCCACTTAAATTCGCTAAAGCTAAACTAACCCGATGCAAATCTGCTCCTGTTAAATCCGCATCACTTAATAATGCTCCGCTTAAATCGGCTCCTCCTAAATTTGCATTTCTTAAATCAGAACAGGTTAAATCAATATCGCTTAAATCGGCTCCGCGTAAATAAGCATTTGTTAGTTTTGCACCACTTAACGTTAATCCCCTTAAATTAGCTCCTAATAGTTTCGCGTCAGCAAAATCTTCTAAGGGATTTAAACCCGCAATTTCTGCTAAGTCTAAAAAGTTATCGGTTTTTGCTGATATAACCCCTTGAACAGTTGTTTGCAAATCCGCAAAATGACAGCCTTGAGCCGCTGCTTTTTGGGTTAATAATTGCAAATCTTCATGGCTATTATAGTGGAGTGCCATTTCGTGAATATCGGCGGGTAGGGGTTGTTCCTGTAACCACAGGACAAGTTTGCGTTCTAATACCGCCAAGCGATTTGGGCTGAGATTATGGGGCCAAAGTCCTTCTACACCAGTCATAGGAATTTTGATTGTTAGGTTTATTGATATAAGTCAATGGTTATAATTGAAAATTACAGGGTAAACCTGGATATTCATAGATTTCCACCAACCTAATCTTCATTTTCCTCAAAAATTGCCCCTCGTTTGACTAACTCCAATTTAATTCTGCCGGAAATTCCCAAAGCGTGGGTAAAATTAACGTTTTCTACGTTTGCATCTTTCATCTCGGCGCGACTAAAATTAGCTCCGGTTAAGTTAGCCCCTTGGAAGTTGACCCCCGTTAACTCAGCATATTGAAAATTGGTGTCGGTGAGATTGGCATAACTTAAATTAGCATGGGGTAAATAGGCACTCATGAAGTCGGCTTTGGTTAAATTAGCATAACTTAAATTCGCCCTTGGCATTTTGGTGCGTAAATCAGCTTCAATTAAATTAGCATTGCTTAAATCTGCATCCCGTAAATTAGAATTGGTCAAAATAGCATGGTTTAAATTAGCGGCTTTTAAATTAGCTCCACTCAAATCTGCTAACGTTAAATTGGCATAACTGAGGTTGGTTTGTTCGAGGTTTGCTTCTCGTAAATCAGCATAACTAAAATCAAGATGGCTTAAATCTATTCCGGCAAAATCGATTAAGGGATCTAAGCCAATTGCTTCGGCTTGATGTAAAATATTTCCGGGATTTTCAGTTAAAAAGGGTCTAAAGATAGCCTGATGTTGTTGAGAATAGGCTTGAACTTGATCCCATTGTTCTAACTGTTCATGGATTAATTTTAAATGATTAAAAGCACTGCCTTGACTGGGATAATTTTGATGAGCTTGGGCGAGGATTAATTGATGTTGATAAGCGTCAATGGCTTGTTCCCATTGTTCTTGAGCTAGATAAATTTTTCCTAATCCTGAAAATGCCTGTTCTTCTGTATAGGGATCTAATAATTGACGGGCGAGTGCTAACCGTTGATTTTGGTAATCTAGGGCGTTGGAATATTCTTTTAAATTATAATAAATATTAGTGAGATTAACTAAAGCATTCAGTTCGCCTTTGGGGTCATCAATTTCACGGGAGATGGCTAAATGTTGTTGATAGCAATTAATGGCAAATTCTGGGCTTAATAAAGCCTCATGAACAGCGCCTAAATTACCCCAGGCTGCCCCTTCCCGTTTATGCTCCTGTAGGTTTCGATAAGATTGGAGGGCTTCTTGCCAACAGGACAAAGCCGCTTGATATTGACCTGTTTGGTAGTAGGAAATTCCCTGTTTAAATAATTCGTTGGCTTGCTCTAACATTGGCATAGGGGACTGAATAGATTCTCTAATCCAGATTAAGCCAAATTTGCCCCTTTGAAACGATTTGTAGGGGCGAGGTTTTCTCGCCCCCTATCCCCAAAGGGACTCACGGTTAATTTAAGTTTCCGTCGCCCGTTGAGTTGGAGGTAAAATTACTTTTTGAGCTAAACCAACGGTTTTTAATACCCAAATTGACCACCAAGTCATATCAATTTCCCACCATTTCCAACCCGCTTTCGCCACATTAGGATAGGCGTGATGGTTATTATGCCATCCTTCTCCGTATGTGAAAATTGCCGCCCACCAAAGGTTACGAGAATTATCATCGGTGTCAAAGGTACGGTATCCCCACATATGGGTCACGGAGTTAATAAACCAGGTGCTATGCCATAACAGCACAGCCCGTAAAAATACGCCATAAACCAACCATGACCAACCGCCAATGCTGTAAAGTAGCACAGCAATGGGAATTTGCAGTAACAGATGATAACGATCTAACCAACAATAAAACGGATCTCGCGTTAAATCAGGGGCAAATCGTTTGTAATGGTCAGCATCAAAAAAGGTTTGACGAGGGTAGAAAATCCATAACATATGACTCCACCAAAATCCTCGACGGGCGGAGTAAGGATCTTTATCTTCATCTTCCGTATAAGCATGATGCAAACGGTGTCCGGCGACCCAAAAAATCGGGCCTCCTTGTAATGCACAAACCCCAATTAAAGTAATCGCATATTCTAACCATTGGGGAACTTTAAAACTGCGATGGCTTAATAAACGATGGTAGCCTAAACAAATACCAATACTGCCAAAAAACCAGTGTAGAAATATTGTGATTCCTAAAGCTGACCAAGAAAAACACCAAGGTGCGAATAAAGCTAACGCATGAATTACGCTGAAAAACGCAACTGTTAAACCGTTTAACTTCGGTTCATTTTCAGGTGAAGTTGCGACTTGAGACGTCATGAAAATCTCCTCAACCAAATAAATGTTTTATCAATCAATGGGGGTGAATCTCGGTAGATTTTAAGATAACAGAAAATTTTGGAAATCTTCCCCTCCCTAACAAAATTTTTAGATTAAATATCCCCCTTTATGTTGCTCCTGAATGGCAGGATGTTGATGAGTGGAGTCAGTTGCCTTTGTTTGAGTTAAAACCAAAATTTATCCTGGGGTTGTGGGAGTTAACATCAAAGGGGTAATGGCTGGGTCTTGATAACTCCCTTGATGATAAAGTGTTTGCACCGCATTGGCGAGTTTTTGAATGGGTGCATCTTTCAAACAAAAGCCATTTGCTCCTGCTTCTAACGCCTCTGATAGAATTGATTCTTGGTCAGGCGTTACCAAAACTAAAATTTTGGAGGGAATTACATAGGAATTTCCTTGAGCTTTTCGCGCCATGCGAATAAACTTGACCAAATTCATATCCGGTAGAGTGCTATCAACCACCGCAACATCAACATCAATCGATTCGAGTAAAACCAAGCCTGTTTCAGCATTTGTGGCTTCACTAGCGACTTCTATTCCGGGTTGCGATCGCAAATTTTTCCGTAGGTTCAGACGGGTTTCCTCTTCATCTTCAATTACAGCTACCTGAATTATATCATGTTTTTGTTGAATTTTCGTATAGCTGTCACATTCAGATAAATCATTGGGCGCACCACAGGCTGAAATTGTACCGATAGAGTCTATATCTGCGGGAGTATGCTGTTTAAATTGTGCCATTTGTTCAGCACTTAAAATCTTAGATTCATCAAAGCCAAATTCAACCTCGGTATGCAATCCTTTTTGTTTCACCCGGCTTAAATTATAGAATCGTTTATTAAGGGTTGTTTTCACAAATGCCCACAGACAACCGAGTAAATAACGGCGTTTAAACGGATCTTTTTCAAACCAATATTCCAGAAACTTCCAAGAATAAAATCGGGCATAATTCCGCAGCACTCCTTTAAGAACATCTTCCCGCGTCATATTATCGGGTTTAATAATCGGAGTGACGAAATTATAATGGGAATAATCCCGAATTTCCACTTTATCTGCTAAATCTTGGAACAGTTCAGAAAACGGCCAAGGAGTATACATATTCCAGTTGGTCATATCTGCTTTCCAATCTCGCGCCATGCGATAGGATTCTTCAATGGTTTCTGGGGTTTCATTGGGTAATCCCATAATAAACTGAACTTCCGCCAAAATCCCATTTTCTCGCAACAATTGAACGGCTTTTTTATTATCCGCAATGGTCGTTTCTTTACGGAATAAATTCAAGTTTAATTGAGCAGCAGCTTCCGTTCCTAATGACACATGAACTAATCCCGCTTTGCGATATAACGGGAGTTCTTTTTCATCTCTGAGAATATCCGTAACGCGCGTATTAATTCCCCAATGTACCCCTAAATTGCGATCAATTAATTCATTGCATAAT
This is a stretch of genomic DNA from Planktothrix tepida PCC 9214. It encodes these proteins:
- the bchE gene encoding magnesium-protoporphyrin IX monomethyl ester anaerobic oxidative cyclase; its protein translation is MRIMLIQPNYHSGGAEIAGNWPASWAPYVGGALKTAGFTDIEFVDAMSNFIEDDELAKILQDRQPDVVLATAITPMIYKSQSTLKLVKQICPNAKAIMGGVHPTYMYREVLSEAPWVDYIIRGEGEEITVNLLRAIANGTDKIDRQTILGIAFLDEGRVVATPAHPPIKDLNTLTPDWSLLDWDKYIYTPLNTRVAVPNYSRGCPFRCRFCCQWKFWRKYRSRSPKHFVDEIETLVKEHNIGFFILADEEPTINKSRFMALCNELIDRNLGVHWGINTRVTDILRDEKELPLYRKAGLVHVSLGTEAAAQLNLNLFRKETTIADNKKAVQLLRENGILAEVQFIMGLPNETPETIEESYRMARDWKADMTNWNMYTPWPFSELFQDLADKVEIRDYSHYNFVTPIIKPDNMTREDVLKGVLRNYARFYSWKFLEYWFEKDPFKRRYLLGCLWAFVKTTLNKRFYNLSRVKQKGLHTEVEFGFDESKILSAEQMAQFKQHTPADIDSIGTISACGAPNDLSECDSYTKIQQKHDIIQVAVIEDEEETRLNLRKNLRSQPGIEVASEATNAETGLVLLESIDVDVAVVDSTLPDMNLVKFIRMARKAQGNSYVIPSKILVLVTPDQESILSEALEAGANGFCLKDAPIQKLANAVQTLYHQGSYQDPAITPLMLTPTTPG
- the ffh gene encoding signal recognition particle protein — encoded protein: MFDALSERFESAWKKLRGQDKISESNIQDALKEVRRALLEADVNLQVVKEFVAEVGEKAQGAQVVSGVRPGEQFVKIVHDELVNVMGESNVPLAQADTAPTIILMAGLQGTGKTTATAKLALHLRKENRTALLVATDIYRPAAINQLITLGKQINVPVFEMGTDTDPVEIARQGVEYARNHDIDTVIIDTAGRLQIDQDMMAELAQIKETIEPHETLLVVDAMTGQEAANLTRTFNDQVGITGAILTKMDGDSRGGAALSIRRVSGAPIKFVGVGEKVEALQPFYPDRVASRILGMGDILTLVEKAQEEFDLADAEKMQEKIVTAKFDFTDFLRQTRMMKNMGSLGGLIKLIPGMNKISQDQLDQGEAQLKRSEAMINSMTVDERKNPDLLASSPSRRKRIAKGSGMQEKDVMKLVSDFQKMRVMMQQMSQGMMPGMGMPGMGMPGMGMPGMGGMRGGYPGAPKAKKKKEKKKKGFGQL
- a CDS encoding pentapeptide repeat-containing protein; amino-acid sequence: MTGVEGLWPHNLSPNRLAVLERKLVLWLQEQPLPADIHEMALHYNSHEDLQLLTQKAAAQGCHFADLQTTVQGVISAKTDNFLDLAEIAGLNPLEDFADAKLLGANLRGLTLSGAKLTNAYLRGADLSDIDLTCSDLRNANLGGADLSGALLSDADLTGADLHRVSLALANLSGSNLTNVNLEEANLSNCNLSDANLSGACLKNADLYQAGLALTNLVNVDFTGANVKEARLWHDSGISDEVKADLIHRGAIFDEKIENIKRD
- a CDS encoding acyl-CoA desaturase, giving the protein MTSQVATSPENEPKLNGLTVAFFSVIHALALFAPWCFSWSALGITIFLHWFFGSIGICLGYHRLLSHRSFKVPQWLEYAITLIGVCALQGGPIFWVAGHRLHHAYTEDEDKDPYSARRGFWWSHMLWIFYPRQTFFDADHYKRFAPDLTRDPFYCWLDRYHLLLQIPIAVLLYSIGGWSWLVYGVFLRAVLLWHSTWFINSVTHMWGYRTFDTDDNSRNLWWAAIFTYGEGWHNNHHAYPNVAKAGWKWWEIDMTWWSIWVLKTVGLAQKVILPPTQRATET
- a CDS encoding pentapeptide repeat-containing protein: MPMLEQANELFKQGISYYQTGQYQAALSCWQEALQSYRNLQEHKREGAAWGNLGAVHEALLSPEFAINCYQQHLAISREIDDPKGELNALVNLTNIYYNLKEYSNALDYQNQRLALARQLLDPYTEEQAFSGLGKIYLAQEQWEQAIDAYQHQLILAQAHQNYPSQGSAFNHLKLIHEQLEQWDQVQAYSQQHQAIFRPFLTENPGNILHQAEAIGLDPLIDFAGIDLSHLDFSYADLREANLEQTNLSYANLTLADLSGANLKAANLNHAILTNSNLRDADLSNANLIEADLRTKMPRANLSYANLTKADFMSAYLPHANLSYANLTDTNFQYAELTGVNFQGANLTGANFSRAEMKDANVENVNFTHALGISGRIKLELVKRGAIFEENED